In the genome of Mangifera indica cultivar Alphonso chromosome 9, CATAS_Mindica_2.1, whole genome shotgun sequence, the window aaaacaaaacaactaaGTTGATACATGAACAAAATGttgtaattcaattttttatttattcttccaCAGGATATGTCTAATAATTAATctacatttattattattattataatactgATAACAAAAATTCTAACTacatattaatgaaattttgaaattcaaaggACCGCACCTGTATATACTTTCCCCCTTTATTGCAAATAAACTAAACATcgtgattaatttttaaatgttagtAAGTTATACAATATAGGTTACATCTGACTCCCAAAAGATTCAAGTGACAAAAGAGAAGATTctatatacaaatgaatatgAATTCAAGTCTCTTCTAGTaacatatcaagatcaaacttttgatCTATCTGGTTCAATAATTGTAGAATTGATGATTGGATTCAGAATTTGTCTAGTCCCAAAATTGACGATCCAACTCGAGTAAGATtcctcatttaaaaaaaaaaatgtaggtTACACCTGGATTCCAGTTGGACTGAATTAATGTTGtgttaattttggtttgtgtttgttttacctgtaaaagttgaaaaatgatttgaatttcTGTTAGCGTAGAATTGATTGATTTGTGTGACTGCTCTGGTATAACAGCTACAACAGCATATTTAACAAAACTAAAAGAATGCGGATATCCATTCAACGCCATTTGAAACTGCTTCTGTTTCTTcgtctttctcttttatataaatcatgACCAGAAACTACCACATATGTTATCAGCAAAAGCACAATGAATCCGATCAGGATATTAGAATCTAAAGCGGCCACCGATGTTCAATCAGGAAAATATAACATATCAAACATTACATCATTGgaaattcaaatatgttataTGCAAAATGTTAGCACAGACAGCACCTTATGGCAAATCGACAATCCCTTTGATCAACATCTTCCTGATCTTCTCATGCAGCTTTGTGTTATCATCCTCTTCACTCGAATCGTTGTTTTCCTCCTCACCCCACTTCGTCAACCTCGTTTTGTCTGTGAAGTCATCGTAAGTCTGCCTGCAACTTGGactattatttcatatttatattaattacttgTGTTTTAATTCCAAATGCAGGCGGGTATTCTGACGGGGCCAACATTTTTTGGGAGTTTACCAATAGGTCGCTTCATCtacaaatttgagttgaacatGGTGGTCGAAATTTACACTTTCTTGGGGCTCACCTATTACATGTTTTTGGTGGGATTAGAAATGGATCTATATGCATTGAAGCATATTAAGAAGAAGTCAATGACCATTGCGGCGGCTGGAATTTTTTTCCCGATAATGGCAGGGGTAGCCTTGTATTTTGTACCGCTACATAGAGGTAAAGACGCCAGCAGTCCGCCGCTAATCGGCGCTGTCTTCTGGGCTACGATATTATCCAACACAAGCTTCCCCGACCTGGCACGAATCCTCTCAAATGTGAAGCTTCTACACACACAACTAGGGAGACAGGCCTTGGCTGTTGCTCTTGTTAGTGATATTACAACTTTTGGTCTTCTTGTGGCAACCATAACAATGTTTGATTTAAACAGCTTCTACATGGCTGTAATTCCGACGATCATCTTTCTATTATGCTGCTGGTTTTTACTGCGACCAGGGATTCATTGGATGATTAAGCATAGCAAAGAGAAAGGGGAATTCAGGTTCAGTGAAACACATGTAAGCTTCATTCTTGTTGGGGTTGCTGTAATTGGCTGCATTGCAGATGTATGTGGCTCGCATTCTATGTTTGGTGCTTTCATCTTTGGATTAATCATCCCACACGGTGACCTCGCCCTCCAGATTATGGAGAGAATCGAAGTGTTTGTGAATAGAATCATGCTGCCAGCGGCGTTTCTGATGAATGGACAAAGAACTACCATAGGTGATTTTTTATACAGAACAAGATTGTTAAATGTTGGGCTGGTGGCAGTCTCTGCAACTTCCGCAAAAATTCTCAGCACTctgtttgtttcttctttcttcgGCATGTCGTCAAAGGAGGGATTGGCCCTCGGAGTTCTTCTTAACACCAAAGGCGTTTTAGCCATGATTGCTCTCACTGAAGCCCGCAACATGAAGGTGATATATAAACTTGTAAATTATCTTAAAcattttgcataatttttctgacaagttttgattttgtttttgtttttgattcaGGCTTTGGATAACATCTATGTTCTTGTGATGACCATCTCGATTTTGTTCATGACGGCTATCGTTCAACCAATCTTTTACATAGTCAGAAGAACAACAAAGCGTTTCTGCAACTACAAGCAGAGGACTATAGAGAGAAGAAATCAAGACACAGAGCTTCGAATTTTAACTTGCGTTCACTCAATGCGAAATATCTCCGGCATTGTCAATTTACTCAAGCTTTCTCATGGCACAAGGAAATCCCCGATTTGTGTTTTCGCTATGCATTTGGTGGAACTCACTGGTACCGGCCGTACCTCCGCCATGCTAATCGTTCATGACACAAGCTTGAATACTACCACCGCCAACAACCTAAACATGCCCCGCGAAAGGGTAGAATCGGAACAAATTATTAACGCCTTCCAGAACTTTAACTCCTTAAACGACGCCATAACCGTGCATCCGCTCACCGCTGTCTCCCCGTACGAGACAATGCACGAGGATATCTACCAGCTTGCAGAGGACAGGCAAGTGGCCTTCATTTTGTTGCCTTATCACAAGCTACCGACAATTGACGGTCGGTTGCAAGGAGATAACCCGTCGATACTAGAAGTGAACCAGAATTTACTGAAAAAATCACCATGTTCGGTCGGCATTCTGGTGGATCGTGGACTTGGAATTTCCGTACACCccgataataaaaaattgcagTGCCGTATAGCGGTGCTCTTCGTCGGCGGCCCCGACGACCACGAAGCGGTAAGCTATGCAACGAGAATGACGAAAACAATCGGCGTGCATCTAACCGTGATTAGGTTTCTCCCCGGTAAGGAAGCAGAAATTGAGAATTTAAATGGAGAAAGCTTCGAAAATGGAAACGAGAATTTGACAGGAATGAGTATGGATGAAGAAGGGATAGAGTTTGACGATGAATTCATCAACGAGTTCAGATTCAAGACAATGTGCGAGCAACAGATAAACTACCAAGAGAAAATAGTGAACAGCGGTGAAGATTTATTAGAATGCATAAGATCCAAGTACAATGACTTCGACCTGTATATAGTCGGCCGCGGAGATGGAGTAAATTCGCCTGTAACAATGGGACTTACACAGTGGAGCGAGAATCCGGATCTAGGAGTCGTTGGCGACACATTGGTGACGACTCAAGCTATATCGCATGCATCAGTTCTGGTGCTGCAACAATCTGCCGCCGGTCGATTCAATACCAGAATGCAACGTCGGAAGGACAAATTTGGGCAAAACAAATGGGCTTCCCCCATTTTAAATCCTGACTATAAAGACTTTGTAAATGATGAATCTCTGAAGTAGCTATCCTACCCGTATTCAGCTTCTCAATTTATGCACATAAAtataggataattaattctttatttcCTTGATTGTATTACCCCAAGTAAATGTCCTAATAAAGCTATTAGCCCTTGTGATTACGATGGTCCTGATAATTGCCAATTTGAAAGCTCTCTCTGCGTCTCCACTGATTATAAATTCATGGTCCCTACCGTTTTTAAGATTCTATTTTAGCGTTTTCTTATAGGCCAAAGGTCTCATTTTCAgtctaaatatatttaaaataatatattatccaatttttttcaaaattaaacttaactttcaaatgtcatatttttctagtataatttctttcttcttctctctcatctttttttacattattatcCGTCGGTTTCTCTCTTTCATCTCTTATCGATATtgaaaatcataataaattagtctttattattaaacaaaaatgattcaTCTTTAGTGCTGGCAAAAGAAAAAAGGCAAACTAAATGGTGATGACCTTAAAAAagggaagagagaaaaaaaaaatctttgagataaaatgtaatattttaaaatttattttagagagaaattattaattttttaaatataaaaaatagataatattaaataattttattagctttaatcacctataaataaatatttaaatttataatatttaataaatattaatttaaaaatgtaaCCAACTTTGAGCGAGAATAAATACTTTAGTCTTATCTTATATATTGCccatacataatatatatgcaATTAGTTAGGCACTTTTAGGAACGAAAATAGTGATCGATGGCGACGCGCATTTTGTTAGTATCTACATAATGTATACTGTACGTAAGAACATTTTCTtcctaattatttaataaaataatccatTTTTAAAAAAGACGATTATTCTCATTAAAGCAATATGTTGATTCCCCTGATGAGCAACCAAAGTTGAATAGACTATATGTGAATTCATCTATACTTAAATGTGAACCAATTAGTTGACATTTCAAATTAGACAACAACAGCATCTATTTAAGTTTGAAGATGCCTCACACAAAATGTACCTCACGGAACTGTTGATGGCAATTTTCTGAAccacatatttattttaaaaatatataattatataattaaatattattttatttttaatttaaaattatttatttatataatattttaaatacagaTAACTTTATTGTAAttgttttttactttgaaaagaaaagaaagaaagaagtcAAAATTTAAAGCACATAGATAGCAGTGCTgtaatttgaagaaaagaattGTCCAACCAAAAATTGACAGCAGTGGAAGCGAGATCTTTACACGCAATTCAACTCTCTTTATTTAAAGTAAGACCGGGCGCATTCCCTTTTGTCTCGCCGCGGTCAAAGTTGACTGTTTCTAGAACCCAATGGCCCATCTTTTCCGTTCAAATTACTCTCATGCCATCACTATAAATgttgtattaatatttttaataaaattatatacataaataatatatataaatttatataaattatttataaatataatatatctcTAATATTTCTTTGAAGGTGTGGTTTAATCGGTAGATGGAGGACGAAGATGTTAGCAGAATTGTCAAAAGTGAGTTTGACAGGTCTTTTCATCGGAGAGTCCTAAAAAGTTGGTTAGAGTCCTATTCAAGGCCACTTTGTAAGGACTCTCTTTATACCAACCAACCATTGACATAATAAATGCTAAGACATTACATTAAAGGACCCTACAAAATCAATGCAAATTTTAATGGACCGACTCTTTTATTTCTCATTGGTGGCCACGTGTACGTTCAGTTTCggtttttaatctttttgacACCTCCACTATTTCTTAAAAGCCAATTTCTTTGCTCCCTTCATaccttataaaaataaaacaacactgtTACTGTAACTAAATACCAATGGCTAATAAATTCCTATAATGCCCTTACTTATCTATCAACCAAACAAGAAAGTATTATCAATTTATGACCTTTGGTATTAATCTTGGGGATTGATTGAGTGACCATTACGtctatttcttatattaatatttgatcatatgttactCATTTTTTAAGGGAGTTAATAAGATTCTCaacaaaagttttaaaaacgtTTAGAAGATTAGTGAGAAATATTTTAggttaaagatttttttttaataatcaaaattatataagttGACAATTTTttgcatgtatatatatgatcaaTAGACAATTAGAGATGGCAACTGGGTGAGGAGgggctaaatttttttttatccttgcCCCATTTTTGATACGAGAATGACAAAGAATGCATGTTCTCTCTCATGAGAAAAATCTATCTACCTTTGACCTTTCCATTTATTCTGGAAAATTTTTGTTCTCTTCTCTTTCCTGTCCTGTAAGAAAAATCTCTTTTCCCatcatctttaaaaatatatatatatttattatgtattatgatatatatgtaataatttaaaattttatttaagtattttGATAATACATAAGAGAGAGGATAAAGATATATctatctttatcttcatcatgttttcaattgaaaagattttaatcatctcttttctatttttatttttattaaaaaatcttttctttataaaaaaaagataggTCGATAATCTGATTTAATAGACTGAATTtctatctttatatataataaaaacaattataccaattgtcaattatatattaaaaataataaaagttataaaacCATAAATAAGAGGTATGAAATGAGCTATTATGACATA includes:
- the LOC123226299 gene encoding cation/H(+) antiporter 15-like, which encodes MNPIRILESKAATDVQSGKYNISNITSLEIQICYMQNVSTDSTLWQIDNPFDQHLPDLLMQLCVIILFTRIVVFLLTPLRQPRFVCEVIAGILTGPTFFGSLPIGRFIYKFELNMVVEIYTFLGLTYYMFLVGLEMDLYALKHIKKKSMTIAAAGIFFPIMAGVALYFVPLHRGKDASSPPLIGAVFWATILSNTSFPDLARILSNVKLLHTQLGRQALAVALVSDITTFGLLVATITMFDLNSFYMAVIPTIIFLLCCWFLLRPGIHWMIKHSKEKGEFRFSETHVSFILVGVAVIGCIADVCGSHSMFGAFIFGLIIPHGDLALQIMERIEVFVNRIMLPAAFLMNGQRTTIGDFLYRTRLLNVGLVAVSATSAKILSTLFVSSFFGMSSKEGLALGVLLNTKGVLAMIALTEARNMKALDNIYVLVMTISILFMTAIVQPIFYIVRRTTKRFCNYKQRTIERRNQDTELRILTCVHSMRNISGIVNLLKLSHGTRKSPICVFAMHLVELTGTGRTSAMLIVHDTSLNTTTANNLNMPRERVESEQIINAFQNFNSLNDAITVHPLTAVSPYETMHEDIYQLAEDRQVAFILLPYHKLPTIDGRLQGDNPSILEVNQNLLKKSPCSVGILVDRGLGISVHPDNKKLQCRIAVLFVGGPDDHEAVSYATRMTKTIGVHLTVIRFLPGKEAEIENLNGESFENGNENLTGMSMDEEGIEFDDEFINEFRFKTMCEQQINYQEKIVNSGEDLLECIRSKYNDFDLYIVGRGDGVNSPVTMGLTQWSENPDLGVVGDTLVTTQAISHASVLVLQQSAAGRFNTRMQRRKDKFGQNKWASPILNPDYKDFVNDESLK